In Helianthus annuus cultivar XRQ/B chromosome 9, HanXRQr2.0-SUNRISE, whole genome shotgun sequence, the following are encoded in one genomic region:
- the LOC110878612 gene encoding protein ETHYLENE INSENSITIVE 3 yields the protein MSMFDEMGFCGSFDFLSAPSFDTEGATEEALVDEDYNDSDDDVDIDELERRMWRDKMRLRRLKEQLKYKEGTCDNGKPKQSQEQARRKKMSRAQDGILKYMLKMMEVCKAQGFVYGIIPEKGKPVSGASDNLREWWKEKVRFDRNGPAAISKYCADHSVVGEHESLTPVSTPHTLQELQDTTLGSLLSALMQHCDPPQRRFPLEKGVAPPWWPSGDEDWWVESGMPREQGPPPYKKPHDLKKAWKVNVLTAVIKHMSPNIDKIRKLVRQSKCLQDKMTAKESATWLAVINQEEALCRIMYPDSCPPATGGGGASYLINDANDYDVEGAFDEPIFELEDCKPQNLYGSGVVGPVPLVKVKGELVDSMKPESFMMKRKQPSSDHHYQPPVMMEPKMYACEYPQCPYSDARVGFHDRSARNNHQMNCAYRPNANPRGGTVNFQTNSLETAPVFGMQSFGQTQLTTSLPPSNHTAPPPPQSYNGTCGGDIAELGLPEDGQRMISDLMSFYDANLQETNKSFNTGNVDPIQLDDSFFGLEFDNCKTPCESGFDSGGNLNVNDNNSLDFRFGAQSVWYM from the coding sequence ATGTCGATGTTTGATGAAATGGGCTTCTGTGGAAGCTTTGATTTTCTATCTGCTCCTTCGTTTGATACCGAGGGTGCAACTGAAGAAGCACTCGTGGACGAGGATTACAACGACAGTGATGATGACGTGGATATTGACGAGCTGGAGCGGAGGATGTGGCGTGACAAAATGCGTTTAAGACGACTTAAAGAGCAGTTAAAGTATAAAGAAGGTACGTGTGATAACGGAAAACCGAAACAATCTCAAGAACAAGCGAGGCGAAAAAAGATGTCTCGTGCACAAGACGGGATCTTGAAATACATGCTTAAAATGATGGAAGTTTGTAAAGCTCAAGGGTTTGTTTACGGAATCATTCCTGAAAAGGGTAAGCCCGTGAGTGGAGCTTCGGATAATCTCCGGGAATGGTGGAAAGAAAAAGTGAGGTTTGACCGAAACGGACCTGCAGCGATTTCAAAATACTGTGCGGATCACTCGGTTGTTGGGGAACACGAGAGTCTGACACCGGTGTCGACCCCTCACACGTTACAAGAGCTTCAAGACACGACACTTGGCTCGCTTTTGTCGGCTTTGATGCAGCATTGTGACCCTCCGCAACGCCGGTTTCCGTTGGAAAAGGGTGTTGCACCGCCGTGGTGGCCTAGCGGAGATGAGGATTGGTGGGTGGAATCGGGGATGCCGAGAGAACAAGGCCCGCCACCGTATAAGAAACCGCATGATCTGAAAAAGGCATGGAAGGTGAATGTTTTAACCGCTGTTATTAAGCACATGTCGCCTAATATTGATAAGATTCGGAAGCTTGTTAGGCAGTCAAAGTGCTTACAGGACAAGATGACAGCTAAAGAAAGCGCCACGTGGCTTGCGGTTATTAACCAAGAGGAAGCACTTTGCCGGATTATGTATCCCGACAGCTGCCCTCCAGCCACCGGTGGCGGTGGTGCTTCTTATCTTATCAATGATGCAAATGATTATGATGTTGAAGGTGCGTTTGATGAGCCGATTTTCGAGTTGGAAGACTGCAAGCCACAAAATCTTTATGGGTCAGGCGTAGTGGGACCGGTTCCTCTTGTTAAAGTCAAAGGGGAGCTTGTTGACTCTATGAAGCCTGAGAGTTTTATGATGAAAAGAAAACAACCATCCAGTGATCACCACTACCAGCCGCCAGTTATGATGGAACCAAAGATGTACGCTTGCGAGTATCCTCAATGCCCGTATAGCGATGCTCGTGTCGGGTTTCATGATAGATCTGCAAGAAACAACCACCAGATGAACTGTGCTTACCGCCCTAATGCTAATCCTCGTGGCGGAACCGTGAACTTTCAGACGAACAGTCTTGAGACAGCACCTGTGTTTGGTATGCAGTCGTTCGGTCAAACTCAGCTCACTACATCTCTACCACCTTCGAACCAcaccgcaccaccaccaccacagtcgTATAACGGCACTTGTGGCGGTGACATTGCGGAACTTGGACTGCCCGAAGATGGCCAAAGAATGATTTCTGATCTCATGTCGTTCTACGATGCGAATCTCCAAGAAACAAACAAAAGCTTCAACACTGGGAATGTTGATCCGATCCAACTCGATGACAGTTTCTTTGGACTTGAGTTCGACAACTGCAAAACGCCATGTGAGTCTGGTTTTGACTCCGGCGGCAACCTGAATGTAAATGACAATAATAGCCTGGACTTCAGATTTGGTGCGCAGTCGGTGTGGTACATGTGA